A single window of Halococcus salifodinae DSM 8989 DNA harbors:
- a CDS encoding diacylglycerol/lipid kinase family protein — protein MNGRSVRRGRGPEPPIRTDGGRAADGHATDTGSEGSRVLVLNPVSGSADHTERIHELAADHDFAVRETSEAGDAIEFAREAADADLVAAAGGDGTIHEVVRGLYDADALDSTTIGVVPTGTGNNFAGNIGVGDVEEAFAVLETGDTRDIDCGIANGRPFVNSAIAGLTADASSETTADMKDSFGVLAYVVNTVQTAASFEGLTIDVETAADEESWHGEAAFVLIGNGRRFPVEGHTQADMEDGRFEVTIIEDRPTGKLVGEAAIRRLLGTDTSNITRLETAALSISVRDGEPGTFSLDGEMLSARELDVEAEREALSIRVGEGYEIDPEPLD, from the coding sequence ATGAACGGACGATCGGTGCGCAGAGGGCGTGGTCCCGAACCCCCCATCCGCACCGACGGCGGCCGCGCTGCCGACGGGCACGCCACCGATACCGGGAGCGAGGGATCGCGGGTGCTCGTCCTGAACCCGGTGAGCGGGAGCGCCGATCACACCGAGCGGATCCACGAGCTCGCCGCCGATCACGACTTCGCCGTCCGCGAGACCAGCGAGGCCGGCGACGCCATCGAATTCGCCCGCGAAGCGGCCGACGCCGACCTCGTCGCGGCCGCCGGGGGCGACGGGACGATCCACGAGGTGGTCCGAGGCCTCTACGACGCCGACGCGCTCGATTCGACGACTATCGGGGTCGTGCCGACGGGAACGGGCAACAACTTCGCCGGCAACATCGGGGTCGGCGATGTCGAGGAGGCGTTCGCGGTGCTCGAAACCGGCGATACGCGCGATATCGATTGCGGGATCGCGAACGGTCGGCCGTTCGTCAACTCCGCGATCGCGGGGCTGACCGCCGACGCGAGCTCCGAGACCACCGCCGACATGAAAGACAGCTTCGGCGTACTCGCATACGTCGTGAACACCGTCCAAACCGCCGCGTCGTTCGAGGGGCTCACGATCGACGTCGAGACCGCCGCGGACGAGGAGTCGTGGCACGGCGAGGCGGCGTTCGTCCTCATCGGCAACGGCCGCCGGTTCCCCGTCGAGGGCCACACTCAGGCCGACATGGAGGACGGCCGGTTCGAGGTCACCATCATCGAGGACCGTCCGACCGGGAAGCTCGTCGGTGAGGCTGCCATCCGGCGGCTGCTGGGGACCGACACGTCGAACATCACCCGACTCGAAACCGCCGCGCTCTCCATCTCCGTGCGGGACGGCGAGCCGGGAACGTTCAGCCTCGACGGCGAGATGCTCTCGGCGCGCGAACTCGATGTCGAGGCGGAGCGCGAGGCGCTCTCGATCCGGGTCGGCGAGGGCTACGAGATCGACCCGGAGCCGCTGGACTGA
- a CDS encoding NUDIX hydrolase produces the protein MSTPESPSADADAAHPNAGQDVIAVDADDEPTGTVNRLDAHTGDGTRHRAFTVMVFDQDGRILLAQRSPDKRLWDTFWDGTVASHPVEGQTQVEATRERLVDELGITADQYEEVRVTDRFEYKRYYYDEGIEHEVCTVLKATLADTDLDPDESEVAGLLWVPYEHLHENPRWYRQLRLCPWFEIAMRRDF, from the coding sequence ATGAGCACGCCCGAGTCACCCAGCGCGGACGCCGACGCGGCCCACCCGAACGCCGGCCAGGACGTGATCGCGGTCGACGCCGACGACGAGCCGACGGGGACGGTCAACCGCCTCGACGCCCACACCGGCGACGGGACCCGCCACCGCGCGTTCACGGTGATGGTCTTCGATCAGGACGGCCGCATTTTGCTCGCCCAGCGCAGCCCCGACAAGCGCCTCTGGGACACCTTTTGGGATGGCACCGTCGCCTCCCACCCAGTCGAGGGCCAGACCCAGGTCGAGGCCACTCGCGAGCGCCTCGTCGACGAGCTCGGCATCACCGCCGACCAGTACGAGGAGGTCCGGGTGACCGATCGCTTCGAGTACAAACGCTACTACTACGACGAAGGCATCGAGCACGAGGTCTGCACCGTGCTGAAGGCCACGCTTGCCGATACCGACCTCGACCCCGACGAAAGCGAGGTCGCCGGCCTGCTGTGGGTTCCCTACGAGCACCTCCACGAGAACCCGCGGTGGTACCGCCAGCTCCGACTCTGTCCCTGGTTCGAGATCGCGATGCGCCGCGATTTCTAG
- a CDS encoding tRNA-binding protein, which yields MGIDEPDIDSAAFLDDVEMRVGEIVAVDEFPEARKDVYKLDVDFGGETLQSAAGLTRYEQDELLGRQVIAVVNLGTVSIAGFESQCLVTGVDAADGDGVVHLQPEGEVENGARVY from the coding sequence ATGGGCATCGACGAACCCGACATCGATTCCGCAGCGTTCCTCGACGACGTGGAGATGCGCGTTGGCGAGATCGTCGCTGTCGATGAGTTCCCCGAAGCGCGAAAAGACGTCTACAAGCTTGACGTCGACTTCGGCGGCGAAACCCTCCAGTCGGCAGCCGGACTGACGCGCTACGAGCAGGACGAACTCCTCGGTCGCCAGGTGATCGCTGTCGTGAACCTCGGCACCGTTTCGATCGCGGGCTTCGAAAGCCAGTGTCTCGTGACCGGCGTCGACGCGGCCGACGGCGACGGCGTCGTGCATCTCCAGCCCGAGGGTGAGGTCGAGAACGGTGCGCGGGTGTACTGA
- a CDS encoding HFX_2341 family transcriptional regulator produces the protein MQTHIVPVGFDYDRLIAPLVRDKLDVDHVILLEGAVGSAANVEYSRNLAAKLEQDFRNLLGAETERFVVDDVYDYDAAFEQAYEMINTELDADREVWANISAMPRTVSFAFATAAHSIGVERSEDRGQIHTYYTIPEKYLETELAEELHRQIDLLEDLAGEVDDERVDERLRSARDLLAEFDERGTTIGAKAVDGSHIIELPVASFSNVKPFEELILFKLGEDGPFESVSELAQALARELSEEYTDSFRSKVIYNVDRLGPGGKGYIEQDAQGKSHRTRLSRIGELWVRSHANGETRTE, from the coding sequence ATGCAGACACACATCGTCCCGGTCGGGTTCGACTACGACCGGCTCATCGCGCCCCTCGTACGGGACAAACTCGATGTCGATCACGTGATCCTTCTCGAAGGCGCGGTCGGGAGCGCCGCGAACGTCGAATACTCCCGCAATCTCGCGGCGAAGCTCGAACAGGACTTCCGGAACCTGCTTGGCGCGGAGACCGAGCGGTTCGTCGTCGACGACGTCTACGACTACGACGCGGCGTTCGAGCAGGCCTACGAGATGATCAACACCGAGCTCGACGCGGATCGGGAGGTCTGGGCCAACATCAGCGCGATGCCCCGAACCGTGAGCTTCGCTTTCGCTACCGCCGCCCACTCGATCGGCGTCGAGCGCAGCGAGGACCGCGGACAGATTCACACCTACTACACGATCCCCGAGAAGTACTTAGAAACCGAGCTCGCCGAGGAACTCCACAGACAGATCGACCTCCTCGAGGATCTCGCCGGCGAGGTCGACGACGAGCGCGTCGACGAGCGCCTTCGGAGTGCGCGCGACCTGCTCGCGGAGTTCGACGAGCGCGGCACCACCATCGGCGCGAAGGCGGTCGACGGCAGCCATATCATCGAACTTCCCGTTGCTTCCTTCTCGAACGTCAAACCGTTCGAGGAGCTGATCCTGTTCAAACTCGGCGAGGACGGCCCGTTCGAGTCGGTAAGCGAACTCGCGCAGGCGCTCGCGCGCGAACTCTCCGAGGAGTACACCGACAGTTTCCGATCGAAAGTGATCTACAACGTCGATCGGCTCGGCCCCGGCGGGAAGGGGTACATCGAACAGGACGCGCAGGGGAAATCCCACCGGACGCGGCTCTCGCGGATCGGCGAGCTGTGGGTGCGCTCGCACGCGAACGGGGAGACACGAACGGAGTGA
- a CDS encoding DUF1405 domain-containing protein: MAGEPGVGPLGRVLDGRVPDRDALPWYVAPVPRAIEDLGFRLVWLVITVNLVGTAFGFWYYRVQFAGTPIVMWPFVPDSPAATLFVALSLAAWKFGYDPEWLNALAFFGCLKLGLWTPFVQLFVNGPSGIAAWLYWFLILSHLAMALQAFVIHRYADFPVGAVAVAVAWYGFNDVVDYFVPLVGDYHHTLLRAEFVDGVIGHSLPAHDLAAAAAVTLTLLATFLVLATRVKKLETGQ; encoded by the coding sequence ATGGCCGGAGAACCCGGTGTCGGCCCGCTCGGGCGCGTCCTCGACGGACGGGTTCCCGACCGCGACGCGCTGCCGTGGTACGTCGCGCCGGTGCCACGTGCGATCGAGGACCTCGGGTTTCGGCTCGTGTGGCTCGTCATTACGGTGAACCTCGTCGGCACGGCCTTCGGTTTCTGGTACTATCGAGTCCAGTTCGCCGGAACCCCGATCGTGATGTGGCCGTTCGTGCCCGACAGTCCGGCAGCGACGCTGTTCGTCGCGCTGTCGCTCGCGGCGTGGAAGTTCGGCTACGACCCGGAGTGGCTGAACGCGCTCGCCTTTTTCGGCTGTCTCAAACTCGGCCTCTGGACGCCGTTCGTCCAACTGTTCGTCAACGGCCCGAGTGGCATCGCGGCGTGGCTCTACTGGTTCCTGATCCTGAGCCATCTCGCGATGGCGCTGCAAGCCTTCGTGATCCATCGCTACGCCGACTTTCCGGTCGGCGCGGTCGCGGTCGCCGTGGCATGGTACGGGTTCAACGACGTGGTCGATTACTTCGTCCCGCTCGTCGGCGACTACCACCATACCCTCCTGCGCGCGGAGTTCGTCGACGGCGTGATCGGTCACTCGCTGCCTGCCCACGACCTCGCGGCGGCCGCAGCGGTGACGCTGACACTGCTCGCGACGTTTCTCGTGCTCGCGACCCGGGTGAAGAAGCTCGAAACCGGGCAGTAG
- a CDS encoding cystathionine gamma-synthase: MANNDGTDHTDHDGHEDHIETRAIHAGQAPDTETGALMTPIHANSTYVQDAPGKDRGYEYSRTGNPTRTDLEANLASLEGGAHGRAFASGMGSINTVLNLLEAGDHVVAGNDVYGGTHRLFTQVYEEYDLDFDFVDTTDPDAVASAMGPDTELLWLETPTNPLMRVVDIAALADLAHANDALCAVDNTFATPYLQRPLEHGADIVSHSLTKYLGGHSDVVGGALVVDSDDLDERIGFYQNSVGATPGPFESFLVLRGTKTLPVRMDRHCENARALATWLDDHPDVSEVYYPGLDSHPQHDLAARQMDDFGGMLSFELDGSLAEASTVVESTEVFTLAESLGGVESLIEQPAAMTHAAIPREERLEAGLTDGLIRVSVGIEHLDDQRRDLDCAIDAALD, encoded by the coding sequence ATGGCGAACAACGACGGTACGGATCACACGGACCACGACGGTCACGAGGATCACATCGAGACCCGCGCGATCCACGCCGGCCAGGCACCCGACACGGAGACGGGCGCGCTGATGACGCCGATCCACGCCAACTCCACGTACGTCCAGGACGCTCCCGGCAAGGATCGTGGCTACGAGTACTCCCGGACGGGGAATCCGACCCGCACCGACCTCGAAGCCAATCTCGCGAGCCTCGAAGGTGGCGCTCACGGTCGCGCCTTCGCGAGCGGGATGGGATCGATCAACACCGTGCTGAACCTGCTCGAAGCGGGCGATCACGTCGTGGCGGGCAACGATGTCTATGGAGGGACACACCGACTGTTCACCCAAGTCTACGAGGAGTACGATCTCGATTTCGACTTCGTCGACACCACCGATCCCGATGCGGTCGCGTCGGCAATGGGACCCGATACCGAACTTCTCTGGCTCGAAACCCCGACGAACCCCCTTATGCGAGTGGTCGACATCGCCGCGCTCGCCGACCTTGCCCACGCGAACGACGCGCTGTGTGCGGTCGACAACACCTTCGCCACGCCGTATCTCCAGCGCCCGCTCGAACACGGCGCGGACATCGTCAGTCACTCGCTGACGAAGTATCTCGGAGGGCACTCGGACGTGGTCGGCGGCGCGCTCGTGGTCGATAGCGACGACCTCGACGAACGGATCGGGTTCTACCAGAACTCTGTCGGCGCGACACCCGGTCCCTTCGAGAGCTTTCTCGTCCTCCGGGGAACCAAGACCCTCCCGGTGCGGATGGATCGCCACTGCGAGAACGCCCGTGCGCTCGCCACGTGGCTCGACGACCATCCCGACGTGAGCGAGGTGTACTACCCCGGGCTCGACTCACACCCACAGCACGACCTCGCCGCACGGCAGATGGACGACTTCGGTGGGATGTTGAGTTTCGAGCTCGACGGCAGCCTGGCGGAGGCGAGTACGGTCGTCGAGAGTACGGAGGTGTTCACGCTCGCCGAATCGTTGGGCGGCGTCGAGAGCCTGATCGAACAGCCCGCCGCGATGACCCACGCCGCGATCCCGCGCGAAGAGCGCCTCGAAGCGGGGCTGACCGACGGCCTGATTCGTGTCTCGGTGGGGATCGAACACCTCGACGACCAGCGTCGCGATCTCGACTGCGCGATCGACGCCGCACTCGACTGA
- a CDS encoding PLP-dependent cysteine synthase family protein: MTTHREPLDSVNEAIGETPLVRVHAAPESVPVYAKLESFNPGASVKDRIGEYMLEAMLDRGDLDPGGTVIEPTAGNTGIGIALAATQLDVEAVFVVPERFSLEKQQLMRSLGAEVVNTPTDEGMGGAIDRADELAAEHENAVVPQQFANPLNAEAHYATTAPEIHDALDGRVGAVVAGCGTAGTLMGLARYAREQHPETFVAAVEPQGSRYAEVMGTDVEEGEYKTEGIGTHDPSKNELFDPAIVDQVLRVGDRTAQDELKRLAREEGHLVAASAGMASVAARDVAERISNGEIDAPHDTVVTVFPDSSERYLSKGIYDEFENWEG; the protein is encoded by the coding sequence ATGACGACCCACCGAGAACCGCTCGACTCGGTGAACGAGGCCATCGGCGAGACCCCGCTGGTTCGCGTTCACGCCGCCCCCGAATCGGTCCCGGTGTACGCGAAGCTCGAATCGTTCAACCCCGGCGCGAGCGTCAAGGACCGCATCGGGGAGTATATGCTCGAAGCAATGCTCGACCGTGGCGACCTCGATCCTGGTGGGACCGTGATCGAACCCACGGCCGGCAACACCGGAATCGGGATCGCGCTCGCCGCCACCCAGCTGGACGTCGAGGCGGTGTTCGTGGTGCCCGAGCGGTTCAGCCTCGAAAAGCAGCAGCTGATGCGATCGCTGGGCGCGGAGGTCGTCAACACGCCGACCGACGAGGGGATGGGCGGCGCGATCGATCGCGCCGACGAGCTCGCCGCCGAACACGAGAACGCGGTCGTCCCCCAGCAGTTCGCGAACCCGCTCAACGCCGAGGCGCACTACGCGACCACCGCCCCCGAGATCCACGACGCGCTCGACGGGCGGGTCGGTGCGGTGGTCGCAGGCTGTGGCACGGCGGGGACGCTCATGGGACTCGCACGCTACGCCCGCGAGCAGCACCCGGAGACGTTCGTTGCCGCGGTCGAACCCCAGGGATCGCGCTACGCCGAGGTCATGGGCACCGATGTCGAGGAGGGCGAGTACAAAACCGAGGGGATCGGCACGCACGACCCCTCGAAGAACGAGCTGTTCGATCCCGCGATCGTCGATCAAGTGCTTCGAGTCGGGGATCGCACCGCCCAGGACGAACTCAAACGGCTCGCACGCGAGGAAGGTCACCTCGTCGCGGCGAGCGCGGGGATGGCGAGCGTCGCCGCCCGCGACGTGGCCGAACGGATTTCGAATGGTGAGATCGACGCCCCCCACGACACGGTGGTGACGGTGTTTCCCGACTCCTCGGAGCGCTACCTCTCGAAGGGGATCTACGACGAGTTCGAGAACTGGGAAGGGTAG
- the pdxS gene encoding pyridoxal 5'-phosphate synthase lyase subunit PdxS produces MADETDLEELKRGTDLVKRGFARMQQGGVIMDVVNAEQARIAEDAGAVAVMSLEAVPADIRKRGGVARMADPADVTEIIEEVSLPVMGKSRIGHTKEAQILEATGVDMIDESEVLTPADDEYHIDKRDFTAPFVCGARDLGEALRRIGEGAAMIRTKGEAGTGDVNQAVYHQRTIKGAIRKLEGMNHEEREAYAREIEAPADLVHETAEAGRLPVVNFAAGGIATPADAALMMHHGCDGIFVGSGIFGAENPAAMGEAIVEATNSWDDPETLAEIATNAGSGMKGDANADLAEEEKLQGRGV; encoded by the coding sequence ATGGCCGACGAGACCGACTTGGAGGAACTGAAGCGCGGTACCGACCTCGTGAAACGGGGGTTCGCCCGGATGCAGCAGGGCGGGGTCATCATGGACGTCGTGAACGCGGAGCAGGCACGGATCGCGGAGGACGCCGGCGCGGTGGCGGTGATGTCGCTCGAAGCCGTCCCCGCCGACATCCGCAAGCGCGGCGGCGTCGCCCGGATGGCCGATCCCGCCGACGTGACCGAAATCATCGAGGAGGTCTCGCTCCCGGTGATGGGCAAGTCGCGGATCGGCCACACCAAGGAGGCCCAGATCCTCGAAGCCACGGGCGTCGACATGATCGACGAATCCGAAGTTCTGACGCCCGCCGACGACGAGTACCACATCGACAAGCGCGACTTTACTGCGCCGTTCGTCTGCGGCGCGCGCGATCTCGGCGAAGCACTCAGGAGAATCGGCGAGGGTGCGGCGATGATCCGGACCAAGGGCGAGGCCGGCACCGGCGACGTCAACCAGGCAGTCTACCACCAGCGCACGATCAAGGGCGCGATCCGGAAGCTGGAGGGGATGAACCACGAGGAACGCGAGGCCTACGCCCGCGAGATCGAGGCCCCCGCCGACCTCGTCCACGAGACTGCCGAGGCCGGCCGGCTGCCCGTGGTGAACTTCGCCGCTGGCGGGATCGCGACTCCTGCGGACGCCGCGCTGATGATGCACCACGGCTGTGACGGCATCTTCGTCGGGTCGGGCATCTTCGGTGCGGAGAACCCCGCCGCGATGGGCGAAGCGATCGTCGAGGCCACCAACTCGTGGGACGATCCCGAGACGCTCGCGGAGATCGCCACGAACGCCGGCTCGGGGATGAAAGGCGACGCGAACGCCGACCTCGCCGAGGAAGAGAAGCTCCAGGGTCGCGGCGTCTAG
- a CDS encoding cytidine deaminase, which translates to MDVQPPPSDAELLTDPGQRLVEHAREATETAFDPEHFDGAHMVGAAVRTTDGDVFTGVSQPAGVGRASVCAEPSALSAARIAGADGFAASAAVRHPLPDEDREFEVVSACGVCRELLCDYDESCAVIFPTTDGPRKAPVESLLPTRHW; encoded by the coding sequence ATGGACGTCCAGCCGCCGCCGTCCGATGCGGAGCTGCTGACCGATCCCGGCCAGCGACTCGTTGAGCACGCCCGTGAGGCGACTGAGACTGCATTTGATCCCGAGCACTTCGACGGCGCGCACATGGTCGGCGCGGCCGTTCGGACGACCGACGGCGATGTGTTCACCGGTGTTAGCCAGCCCGCCGGCGTCGGCCGTGCGTCGGTCTGTGCGGAGCCGTCAGCGCTCTCGGCCGCTCGGATTGCCGGGGCCGACGGGTTCGCCGCCAGCGCCGCGGTTCGTCATCCACTGCCGGACGAGGATCGCGAATTCGAGGTCGTGAGTGCTTGTGGCGTCTGTCGCGAACTGCTCTGTGACTACGACGAGTCGTGTGCCGTGATCTTCCCGACGACTGACGGGCCACGAAAGGCTCCCGTGGAGTCGCTGTTGCCGACGCGACACTGGTAA
- a CDS encoding acyl-CoA dehydrogenase family protein — MGFGPTDAQRDLRDDVREYARTEIVPLAAEIDRNEEYPAEILDVTDAVLDD; from the coding sequence ATGGGATTCGGACCGACGGACGCACAGCGCGACCTACGGGACGACGTGCGAGAGTACGCACGAACCGAAATCGTGCCACTGGCCGCCGAAATCGATCGAAACGAGGAGTATCCGGCGGAGATTCTCGACGTCACGGATGCGGTTCTCGACGACTGA
- a CDS encoding MmgE/PrpD family protein, which translates to MTTTDELASFTEAVAFDDLDDDTIEELKKRVLDSVGIAVGALGAEPVEAVRETVETTASGDAARLWGSAMRASPTGAAMYNTTLTRYLDFMDSFLAPGETPHPSDNIASLIACGEHTDATGAELVEAIGVSYEIQGELAWNAPVRDRGYDHVTHTVISAAAGAGKVLGLSHEELRNAVGIAGTAHNALRVTRTGGINEWKGVASANAARNAIYSALLASNGMGGPTNLFEGQKGWKQIIAGDFTVDLDPGCGRVFDTMTKRYVAETYAQSAVEGVIELAERADIDPDQVNAIRLDTFHGAKLIIGGGEGSRYEVETKAQADHSLPYMLAAALIDRELTNDAYDPERIQREDVQELLRTVEVKEDEELTRRFEDGEMPAVVDIELTNDATRHVAKDAFSGHPTDPMTWGQVETKFHTMTEERYDEDHRERIVDAVRTLETHDVADLVALLG; encoded by the coding sequence ATGACCACGACCGACGAGCTCGCGTCGTTCACCGAGGCGGTTGCGTTCGACGATCTCGACGACGACACGATCGAGGAACTGAAAAAGCGCGTGCTCGACTCGGTCGGGATCGCGGTGGGTGCGCTCGGCGCGGAGCCAGTCGAGGCCGTCCGCGAGACGGTCGAAACGACTGCATCGGGCGACGCTGCCCGGCTGTGGGGATCGGCGATGCGCGCCAGTCCGACGGGAGCGGCGATGTACAACACCACGCTCACCAGATATCTGGATTTCATGGACTCGTTTCTCGCGCCCGGCGAGACCCCACATCCGAGCGACAACATCGCGAGCCTGATCGCGTGCGGTGAGCACACCGACGCCACCGGCGCGGAGCTCGTCGAGGCGATCGGCGTGAGCTACGAGATCCAGGGCGAACTCGCGTGGAACGCGCCCGTCCGCGACCGCGGGTACGATCACGTGACCCACACCGTCATCTCGGCCGCAGCGGGTGCGGGGAAGGTGCTCGGGCTCAGCCACGAGGAACTCCGGAACGCGGTCGGGATCGCCGGGACCGCCCACAACGCACTTCGAGTGACCCGCACAGGAGGAATCAACGAGTGGAAGGGCGTCGCGAGTGCGAACGCCGCCCGGAACGCGATCTATTCGGCGCTGCTCGCCAGCAACGGGATGGGCGGGCCGACGAACCTCTTCGAGGGCCAGAAGGGATGGAAACAGATCATTGCGGGCGATTTCACCGTGGATCTCGATCCCGGGTGTGGGCGCGTGTTCGACACGATGACCAAGCGCTACGTCGCCGAGACCTACGCCCAGTCCGCGGTCGAGGGCGTGATCGAACTCGCCGAGCGGGCCGACATCGATCCCGACCAGGTGAACGCGATCCGCCTCGACACCTTCCACGGCGCGAAACTCATCATCGGCGGCGGCGAGGGATCGAGATACGAGGTCGAGACGAAAGCCCAGGCCGACCACTCCCTCCCATACATGCTCGCGGCGGCGCTGATCGACCGCGAGCTCACGAACGATGCCTACGATCCCGAGCGCATTCAGCGAGAGGACGTTCAGGAACTCCTTCGAACTGTGGAGGTCAAGGAGGACGAGGAACTCACCCGGCGCTTCGAGGACGGCGAGATGCCCGCAGTCGTCGACATCGAGCTCACGAACGACGCGACCCGCCACGTCGCAAAGGACGCGTTCAGCGGCCATCCGACCGATCCGATGACGTGGGGCCAAGTAGAGACGAAGTTCCACACGATGACCGAGGAACGCTACGACGAGGATCATAGAGAACGGATCGTCGACGCCGTCAGAACCCTCGAAACCCACGATGTCGCCGATCTCGTCGCGCTACTGGGGTGA
- a CDS encoding MogA/MoaB family molybdenum cofactor biosynthesis protein gives MRRTDGGDPDDAHGADDHEHGHADHGGDHAAHDHDEDAVHAHAHDFGSIGIGVVTISTSRTLEDDPAGDAIAAAIEDTEHEVATRELVDDDHDGIQGSVDALVGREDVDCVVTTGGTGVTPDDVTIEAVRPLFGKELPGFGELFRALSREEIGTRVVATRATAGIVDRSSSGGGTEDGGNGVPVFCLPGSEDAARLGVDIVIEEAPHLAGLATRDDQ, from the coding sequence ATGCGACGCACCGACGGCGGCGATCCCGACGACGCACACGGCGCGGACGACCACGAGCACGGCCACGCCGATCACGGGGGCGACCATGCTGCCCACGATCACGACGAAGACGCCGTCCACGCTCACGCTCACGATTTCGGCTCGATCGGTATCGGGGTCGTGACGATCTCGACCAGCCGAACGCTGGAGGACGATCCCGCGGGCGACGCGATCGCGGCCGCGATCGAGGACACCGAGCACGAGGTCGCCACTCGCGAACTCGTCGACGACGACCACGACGGCATCCAGGGCAGCGTCGACGCCCTCGTCGGGCGCGAGGACGTCGACTGCGTCGTCACCACTGGTGGCACGGGCGTCACACCCGACGACGTGACCATCGAGGCCGTCCGGCCGCTGTTCGGGAAGGAGCTTCCCGGGTTCGGCGAACTGTTCCGCGCGCTCTCGCGCGAGGAGATCGGCACACGGGTCGTCGCCACCCGTGCGACCGCGGGGATCGTCGACCGGAGTTCGAGCGGCGGCGGGACCGAGGACGGCGGCAACGGCGTGCCGGTGTTCTGTCTACCCGGCAGCGAGGACGCCGCCCGCCTCGGCGTGGACATCGTGATCGAGGAAGCGCCACATCTCGCCGGGCTCGCCACACGCGACGATCAGTAG
- a CDS encoding HpcH/HpaI aldolase family protein produces MDPTADMAAFRQAVRSGERVVGGWVSIGHPAVAEITGAAGYDFVTIDTEHAANSIETVENLVRAVDAAGDAVPIVRPPAADPVAIKRVLDTGAGGIMVPRVDSAETAARVVEATRYPPTGVRGTAAGRASGYGRTFPTYLERADDVLTRIIQIETAAAVAAAGDIAGVEGVDALFVGPTDLSAALDVHLDFDADDFRAAVEEVIDAAADEDVPVGVFATEPDRIDDWLAMGFDFAILGFDAAFLVERNETMRSAFERAAAECDGTQR; encoded by the coding sequence ATGGATCCAACGGCGGACATGGCGGCGTTCCGGCAGGCGGTCCGCTCGGGCGAGCGCGTCGTCGGCGGTTGGGTGTCGATCGGTCACCCGGCGGTCGCCGAGATCACCGGAGCGGCGGGCTACGATTTCGTGACGATCGACACGGAACACGCCGCGAACAGCATCGAGACGGTCGAGAACCTCGTCCGGGCGGTCGACGCCGCGGGCGACGCGGTCCCGATCGTCCGCCCGCCGGCCGCCGATCCGGTCGCGATCAAGCGGGTTCTCGACACCGGTGCTGGAGGGATCATGGTGCCACGGGTGGATTCCGCCGAGACGGCGGCCAGGGTCGTCGAGGCCACCCGGTATCCGCCGACGGGGGTCCGGGGGACCGCCGCGGGTCGTGCCTCGGGGTACGGCCGGACGTTCCCGACGTACCTCGAACGGGCCGACGACGTGCTGACTCGGATCATCCAGATCGAGACGGCAGCGGCGGTGGCAGCGGCCGGCGATATCGCCGGCGTCGAGGGAGTCGACGCGCTGTTCGTCGGTCCGACCGACCTCTCCGCCGCGCTCGACGTTCATCTCGACTTCGACGCCGACGACTTCCGGGCCGCGGTCGAGGAGGTGATCGACGCTGCAGCCGACGAGGACGTGCCGGTCGGAGTGTTCGCGACGGAGCCCGACCGGATCGACGACTGGCTGGCGATGGGATTCGACTTCGCGATCCTGGGGTTCGATGCGGCGTTCCTCGTGGAGCGAAACGAGACGATGCGATCGGCCTTCGAGCGAGCAGCGGCCGAATGCGACGGAACACAGCGCTAA